The genomic segment GATACGTTTTTGCAGTATTTGCCTTATTATGCGATGACTCCGGTCATTAATCTGCTAAACGATAGAAAGAAGGGGCTGATCACGGCGCTGGATTCAGCCAAAATGATAGACTGGCTTGCTAATCAGGATGGTCGTCGAAATTTTACGGATAACTTCTACACGACAGCATTTTCCAATCAGCTATCCTTGCATATTAATGGAGGGAGTAAATCATACGCTTACGGGTTGGGTGTAGGCTATACGACGGATAGGACAAGTCTGGACGCAAAGTCACGAAAATTAAATCTACTTCTATCCAATAGTTATAGACCTTTCGAAAAATTACGATTGGATATTATGATAAATTTTACACAACAGCGTAACCGCTCTGGAAAACCAGACTATTCAACTTTCAAGACAGTTGGTAAATCATATCCCTATCTTTATTTTAGAGATGAAGTGGGAAATGAGGTTCCCTTTGAGGCTATGTACAGCAATGCTTACCTTGAACAGCATTATTCGAATGGCTACTTGGATTGGGGATACTATCCCTTACAGGACTATAAATACGACCGGAAAACAAACCATCTCAATGAGTTATTTGCAACGACCAATTTGAGCTATCAGCTGCTTGATTTTTTGAGTGCCAGTGTTGGTTTGCAATGGCAAAACCAACGTACTGAAAATGAGAATCTGCATGAAAAGGATAGTTACTTTACGCGTTTAAAAATCAACCAGTTTATGACTATTGATCCAATGACGGGTCGGCAGAAGTATAATGTGCCTATGGGTGCCATACGAGCGGTAGACCAGCAACAGGGCAGATCATACACGGCGAGGGCGCAAGTGGATTTTAACAAAACCTTTGGACAGCACCATATTCAAGGTATAGTGGGGGCGGAGGTCAGAGAAAACCAGCTGGCAGGCAGTTCAAATACGGCTTATGGTTATAATGGGGTGCCGCTCACGTCGGTGCCAGTGGATTACCTTACTGCATTTGCCACGGCTCCAGACAATCTGTATCTAAATATTGTAGGTGCGCCTATGTTTACCAAAACGACGAATCGTTTTGTTTCGGTATATAGTAATTGGAGTGATCTATATCGTAATAAATATGGTTTATCTGCTAGTTTCAGAAAGGATGGCGCCAATATCTTCGGGGCGACCACTAACGATAGATGGTCGCCTCTATGGTCTGTGGGAGCCTCCTGGCAAGTGGACCGCGAAGCGTTTTTTAAAGTGAGGTGGGTAGATCAGTTCAAGTTTAGAGCTACGTATGGCTATAGTGGCAATGTTGATCTCCGAAAGACTCCCGAACCTATTGCCGGGAGCGGGACAGACCCTTACACTTTATATCCGATGTTAGGAATTTCAAACTTGAATGATCCATCGCTGCGCTGGGAGAAAGTGGGGATGTTAAACTTTGGTGTTGATTTTTCAGTATTAAAAGGACGGCTATCGGGGACAATCGACCACTATCGAAAATACGGTAAGGACCTCTATGGAGAGACAGCATACGATTACACGACATGGGGCAATAGTGGGACAATCGTAAAGAATGTGGCCGAAATGCATGGCAGGGGCTGGGACTTCAAATTGAATTCAATAAACACTGTCGGCTCGTTGAAATGGAGCAGTAATCTATTGTTGGGCCTCAACAAAAATAAAACGACAGCCTACTACAGCAATTTAAATGAGGGGTTGGTGTACTTTTTAGCCAATGGTAATCGGATCAATCCCGTGGTTGGTCTCCCTCTCAATGCGCTCGCGGCGTATACATGGATGGGCCTCAATAATCAGGGTATGCCACAAGGATTGTTGGACGGTCAGGCAAGTTCAGATTATACAGCGATATTCCGCTCGGCATCAATGAACCCTGAAGGCAATGAGACTATAACTTACATTGGAGCTGCTAAGCCAACGCATTTTGGTAACCTGATCAATACTTTATCGTACCGCGATTTTGATCTTTCTTTCAACTTGAGTTACAAGGGCGGCTATTACTTCAATAAACCTACCACCAGTTATTATACCCTCTTTCAGTCTGGGATTGCCTATCCGGATTTTGAACAGCGTTGGCAAAAACCTGGCGATGAGCAAATAACAGATGTTCCAGCTATGAGTTATCCCATATCGACAGATGCGGATGCTTTTTATGCAAGAGCGAGCATCAATGTGTTGAAGGGAGACCATATACGCTTGGAATATATCAATTTCTCATGGAAACAACGGTATAAATTAATGACGAAAGAGATAAATCTCAGGCTATTTGCCAATGCGAGCAATCTAGGCATGATATGGAGTGCAAACAAAGAAAAGATTGATCCAGAATTTGTTTATAGACTGCGTCCTTCAAAGCAGTTTTCACTGGGAATACAACTGGAATATTAGATCGTACAATATGAAAAATATGAAGAGAGGCCTATCAATTATTTTAGGTATAATTGGTATACTACTGCTACATAGTTCCTGTAGCAAATATCTGGATGTCCAATCAAATGATGGATTGGTCATCCCCAGAAGTCTGGAAGACCTTCAAAAATTACTGGATAATACCTTAAAGATGAATCGGGGGATCGGTTCGATGGGCGAGATATCGGCAGATGATTATTTTATGGAGCAATCGGTCTTGGATATGCAGACAGATATCGATCGGTTAAATTATACCTGGAGAAATAATCAGTATAATTTTAGCAACGATTGGTCGGCGGGGTATGGACCTGTGTATATCTCCAACTTAGTTTTAGAACGGTTAGCTAGGATCGAGCGGACAGCGCATAATGCTGTTGACTACGATCGAATTCAAGGTACAGCACTCTTTGGGAAATCCAACCAATATCTGTCCTTGCTTTGGAATTATGCAAAGGCATTCCATAGTATGACGGCAGCATCGGATCTTGGGATTGTACTGCGCAATTCTTCGGATATGAATGTAAAGTCAAAACGCTCATCGGTATTGGCTTGTTATAATGCATTGCTGGATGATCTGCGTAAGGCCGTTACTCTTTTGCCGCAGACAAGTACCCACGTGATGCGTCCGTCAAAAGCAGCTGCATATGGTCTGTTGGCTCGGGCTTACCTATCGATGGCGAAATATGATTCAGCCTATTACTATGCGGATAAAATGCTTCAGATCAAAGATGACTTGATGGATTTCAAT from the Sphingobacterium thalpophilum genome contains:
- a CDS encoding SusC/RagA family TonB-linked outer membrane protein, which codes for MKIYCLVVILLCCNFFSHAQQDNLLISGQIYSNESKLPLVGVTVRLMGKSTLTRSTSDGRFTIKVPTLKDSLIFSSIGFIDKKVAVAFFARGGSLFLDKRVNYLEEALVSTGYQTVKASDVTGAVDVISSGLLNQQTGLNVLQRLNNVTAGLRFDNQPINNPDLQKLNFSVRGLSTINGNLDPLVVLDGFIYEGAIENIDPNNIESISILKDAAASAIWGARAGNGVIVMTSKKGALKSAQRAKISFSNTSIIQQKPNLKQIYQLSSRDFINVERMLFNGGYYDTFLQYLPYYAMTPVINLLNDRKKGLITALDSAKMIDWLANQDGRRNFTDNFYTTAFSNQLSLHINGGSKSYAYGLGVGYTTDRTSLDAKSRKLNLLLSNSYRPFEKLRLDIMINFTQQRNRSGKPDYSTFKTVGKSYPYLYFRDEVGNEVPFEAMYSNAYLEQHYSNGYLDWGYYPLQDYKYDRKTNHLNELFATTNLSYQLLDFLSASVGLQWQNQRTENENLHEKDSYFTRLKINQFMTIDPMTGRQKYNVPMGAIRAVDQQQGRSYTARAQVDFNKTFGQHHIQGIVGAEVRENQLAGSSNTAYGYNGVPLTSVPVDYLTAFATAPDNLYLNIVGAPMFTKTTNRFVSVYSNWSDLYRNKYGLSASFRKDGANIFGATTNDRWSPLWSVGASWQVDREAFFKVRWVDQFKFRATYGYSGNVDLRKTPEPIAGSGTDPYTLYPMLGISNLNDPSLRWEKVGMLNFGVDFSVLKGRLSGTIDHYRKYGKDLYGETAYDYTTWGNSGTIVKNVAEMHGRGWDFKLNSINTVGSLKWSSNLLLGLNKNKTTAYYSNLNEGLVYFLANGNRINPVVGLPLNALAAYTWMGLNNQGMPQGLLDGQASSDYTAIFRSASMNPEGNETITYIGAAKPTHFGNLINTLSYRDFDLSFNLSYKGGYYFNKPTTSYYTLFQSGIAYPDFEQRWQKPGDEQITDVPAMSYPISTDADAFYARASINVLKGDHIRLEYINFSWKQRYKLMTKEINLRLFANASNLGMIWSANKEKIDPEFVYRLRPSKQFSLGIQLEY
- a CDS encoding RagB/SusD family nutrient uptake outer membrane protein; this translates as MKRGLSIILGIIGILLLHSSCSKYLDVQSNDGLVIPRSLEDLQKLLDNTLKMNRGIGSMGEISADDYFMEQSVLDMQTDIDRLNYTWRNNQYNFSNDWSAGYGPVYISNLVLERLARIERTAHNAVDYDRIQGTALFGKSNQYLSLLWNYAKAFHSMTAASDLGIVLRNSSDMNVKSKRSSVLACYNALLDDLRKAVTLLPQTSTHVMRPSKAAAYGLLARAYLSMAKYDSAYYYADKMLQIKDDLMDFNNPAEVDLIGTNPFLRYNKEIVGYYEQTSNGTPLIRIAQMDTLLYHSYDTNDLRKQVYFKTGVNGYHAFKGNYAVASNAWETVSPFGGIAVDEIYLIRAECLARAGRLLEAQADLNKLLARRYKKGAFTPYQLTVAKDVVDLTLRERRKELLFRGLRWMDIKRLNLEGANIRQRRFLDGNEYILEPNANRYALPLPDDIIRLTGMEQNPL